The DNA region ATTCGTATGATAAATCATCTAAATTGATTTTTTGAAGCAATTCATAAATTGCTTCAGCTCCCATTTTAGCAATAAATTTTTGAGGGTCGTCGTCGTGTAGGAGTTGATTTTCTTTTGGTAAATTTTTAATTATTTCGGTATATTCATCGTCGGTGAGTAAAGTATATTTTTGAATTTCTTCCGATTCAAGGATACCAGGGTTAATTACGATATAACGTTCGTAATAAATAATAGATTCAATTTTTTTGGAATTTAAGCCTAATAAGGCACCGATTTTATTGGGTTGTGAACGAATATACCAAATATGCGCAACCGGAACAACAAGTTGGATATGTCCCATACGTTCGCGACGTACTTTTTTTTCGGTTACTTCCACTCCGCAACGGTCGCAAACAATGCCTTTGTAACGAATACGTTTATATTTACCGCAATGGCATTCGTAATCTTTAACAGGTCCGAAAATACGTTCGCAAAATAAACCATCACGTTCAGGTTTATAGGTTCTGTAGTTGATGGTTTCGGGTTTTAATACTTCACCCCACGAATGGTCGAGAATTTCTTCAGGTGAAGCTAAACCAATAGTTACTTTGCTAAAATTGGGTTTTATTTTATTTTCTTTTCTAAAAGCCATAATTTAATTTTTTTAGGTTGCGGAATAATGAATTAATCCATATTAATACTTAATCCTAAACCACGCAATTCGTGAATAAGTACATTAAACGATTCCGGAGTTCCGGGTTGTGGTAAGGGTTCACCTTTAACAATAGCTTCGTATGCTTTTGCTCTACCCACAACATCGTCTGATTTGATGGTTAATATTTCTTGTAAAATGTTGGATGCGCCAAAAGCTTCGAGGGCCCAAACTTCCATTTCTCCAAAACGTTGACCACCAAATTGTGCTTTACCACCAAGAGGTTGTTGAGTAATCAAAGAATAAGGACCGATAGAGCGTGCGTGCATTTTATCGTCAACCATATGGCTAAGTTTAAGCATATAAATATAGCCAACAGTTGCTGGTTGGTCGAAACGTTCGCCTGTTCCACCGTCGTACAAATAGGTTCTACCATAACGTGGAACTCCAGCTTTATCAGTATATTCATTTATTTGGTCTAATGTAGCACCGTCGAATACGGGTGTAGAAAACTTAACACCTAATTTTTCGCCAGCCCAACCCAATACTGTTTCATATATTTGCCCTAAGTTCATACGCGAAGGAACGCCCAATGGATTTAATACAATATCAACAGGGGTACCATCGTCCATAAATGGCATATCTTCTTGACGCACAATTTTTGAAACAATACCTTTGTTACCGTGACGCCCTGCCATTTTATCGCCCACTTTAATAGGACGTTTTTGTGCAACATAAACTTTTGCAAGTTTTACAATACCTTGAGGCAATTCATCTCCTACCGATAAGCTAAATTTTTTACGTTTTACTTCTGATTCAATTTCTTTGTATTTTAATATATAATTATGAATGAGTTGTGAAATAATTTCATTTTTAGCTTTATCGGTGGTCCACTTATTAGGATTAATATTTAGATAATCTATTGATTGTAATTGTTTTAGAGTAAATTTACTTCCTTTGGCAATTTGTTCTTTATTGGCAAAATCTTTTACTCCTTGCGAAGTCTTTCCTGTAACAATTTCGAATAATTTATCTATTAACTTTTGTTTAAGTTCAGCATATTTTTTATTTGCTTCTTCGTCAATTTTATCCATCAAGTTCTTTTCGGCAGTTTTAACCTTACGTTCTTTTATCTGTCGAGAGAATAATTTTTTATCAATTACCACACCATACATAGAAGGTGGAACTTTTAAAGAAGCATCTTTTACATCACCGGCTTTGTCGCCAAAAATAGCACGAAGAAGTTTTTCTTCGGGCGTTGGATCAGATTCACCTTTGGGAGTAATTTTACCAATTAAAATATCGCCGGGTTTAACATATGCACCTATTCTTATTAAACCATTTTCGTCGAGATTTTTGGTAGCTTCTTCGCTTACATTAGGAATATCGGATGTAAGTTCTTCTACACCTCGTTTAGTATCACGAACTTCAAGTACAAACTCATCAACATGAACCGATGTGAAGTAATCTTCACGAACTAATTTTTCGTTCAATACAATAGCGTCCTCAAAATTATAGCCTTTCCATGGCATAAAGGCAACTTTTAAATTTCTTCCAAGAGCTAATTCACCATTTTGGGTTGAATAACCTTCGGTAAGAGGTTCACCTTTTTTTACCTTTTGGCCTTTTTTAACTAAAGGACGTAAAGTAATGGTAGTACTTTGGTTAGTACGTTTAAATTTGGGTAATTTATAAACGACTTTATCGTCTTCGAAACTTAAAAATCGTTCTTCGTTTGTTCTGTTATATCGAATTACGATTTCATTAGCATCTACATACTCAACAACACCGTCATTTTCGGCGACAATAACGGCTCTTGAGTCGATAGCCACTTTTGCTTCTAAACCTGTTCCAACAATGGGTGCTTCAGGTTTTAGCAATGGAACTGCTTGACGCATCATATTCGACCCCATAAGCGCACGGTTAGCGTCGTCGTGTTCGAGGAACGGAATTAAGCTAGCAGCGACTGAGGCAATTTGGTTTGGAGCCACGTCAATCAATTGAATTTGTTCTGGCTCAAGTACTGGGAAGTCGCCTTTATAACGAGCTTTTACTTTAGGAACAATAAAGGTTCCGTCATCATTAATTAGCGCTGTTGCTTGTCCAATAATATTTTCTTCTTCTTCTTCGGCCGATAAATAAACAACTTCGTTATTATCTAGTTTTACCTTTCCGTTTTCAACTTTTCTGTAAGGAGTTTCAATAAATCCGAGGTTATTAATTTTAGCATATATGGTGAGTGATGAAATAAGACCAATATTAGGACCTTCGGGAGTTTCAATTGGGCATAAACGTCCATAATGTGTGTAGTGAACGTCGCGTACTTCAAACCCTGCTCTTTCGCGAGTTAAACCACCTGGTCCTAAAGCAGAGATACGACGTTTATGGGTCATTTCAGCTAATGGATTGGTTTGATCCATAAACTGCGATAACGGATTAGTCCCAAAAAATGTATTTAGTACCGATGATAAGCTTTTAGAGTTAACTAAATCTGCAGGAGTAAATACCTCATTATCTCGCACGTTCATTTTTTCACGAATGGTACGTGCCATACGTGCTAACCCTACTCCAAATTGACCCATAAGCTGCTCACCAACTGTTCTAACCCTACGATTGCTCAAATGGTCAATATCGTCAACATCGGCTTTTGAGTTTATTAATTGAATTAAATATTGAATTATAGAAATTATATCTTCTTTTGTAAGGGTTCTAACGTCTATAGGGGTTTCGAGATTTAATTTTTTATTTATTCTGTATCGACCTACTTCACCTAAATCGTAACGTTTAATAGAGAAAAATAAATTTTCGATAGTTGAGCGTGCGGTTTCTTCATCGGGTGGTTCTGCACTCCTTAATTGACGGTATATATAATAAATAGCTTCTTTTTCTGAATTGGTAGCGTCTTTTTGTAAAGTATTATAAATTATTGCGTAATCATTTAAATTTTGATCTTCGCGATGCAGGATAATAGTTTTTGCTCCTGAATCGACAATCATATCGATATGGTCTTTTTCGATTATCGTTTCGCGTTCAATTATTACTTCGTTACGTTCTATCGACGACACTTCGCCGGTATCTTCATCAACAAAATCTTCGATCCATGTTTTTAAAACGCGAGCAGCTAAACGACGACCTATATATTTTTTTAAACCAGTTTTAGATACTTTGACTTCTTCGGCAAGATTAAATATTTCGAGAATATCTTTATCGGTTTGGAATCCAATTGCTCTTAATAAGGTTGTAACCGGTAATTTCTTTTTACGATCGATGTATGCATACATAACGTTATTAATGTCGGTAGCAAACTCTATCCATGACCCTTTAAAAGGGATAATGCGAGCAGAGTAGAGTTTTGTACCATTAGCATGCATGCTTTGACCAAAGAAGACACCTGGCGAACGATGCAATTGAGAAACAATAATACGTTCTGCCCCATTAATAACAAATGTTCCTTTGGGTGTCATATACGGAACAGTACCCAAAAAAACATCTTCTACTTTAGTATCAAAATCTTCGTGTTCGGGGTCGGTACAATATAATTTTAATTTTGCTTTTAGCGATACACTATATGTTAAACCTCTTTCTATACATTCATCAACGGTATATTTTGGAGGATCGACATAATAATCTATGAACTCCAATACAAAATTATTTCTAGTATCGGAAATAGGAAAGTTTTCTTGAAAAACTTTAAATAATCCTTCGTTTTTTCTTTTTTCAGGAGTAGAATTAAATTGAAAAAACTCCTCGAAAGATTTTAATTGTACTTCTAAAAAATCCGGATACGGATATTCAATTTTTTGAGTACTAAAACTAATTCTTTTATTTTTATTAGCAGACATTGCAAATTATTTTAATGAACCTTAAATTAAGTAAAACAACAAAAAGGCTTAAGACCTATAAAATAGGTCTTAAACCTTTAATAAAAAGACGTTTGCTTTTTTATTTAAGTTCAACTTCTGCGCCTGCTTCTTCTAATTTTGCTTTTAATGATTCAGCTTCTTCTTTGCTAACACCTTCTTTTATTGCTTTAGGAGCTGCATCAACTAAATCTTTAGCTTCTTTTAAACCTAAATTTGTTAATTCTTTAACGAGTTTTACTACTTGTAATTTAGCACCACCTGCCGATTTTAAAATAACA from Bacteroidales bacterium includes:
- the rpoB gene encoding DNA-directed RNA polymerase subunit beta, which translates into the protein MSANKNKRISFSTQKIEYPYPDFLEVQLKSFEEFFQFNSTPEKRKNEGLFKVFQENFPISDTRNNFVLEFIDYYVDPPKYTVDECIERGLTYSVSLKAKLKLYCTDPEHEDFDTKVEDVFLGTVPYMTPKGTFVINGAERIIVSQLHRSPGVFFGQSMHANGTKLYSARIIPFKGSWIEFATDINNVMYAYIDRKKKLPVTTLLRAIGFQTDKDILEIFNLAEEVKVSKTGLKKYIGRRLAARVLKTWIEDFVDEDTGEVSSIERNEVIIERETIIEKDHIDMIVDSGAKTIILHREDQNLNDYAIIYNTLQKDATNSEKEAIYYIYRQLRSAEPPDEETARSTIENLFFSIKRYDLGEVGRYRINKKLNLETPIDVRTLTKEDIISIIQYLIQLINSKADVDDIDHLSNRRVRTVGEQLMGQFGVGLARMARTIREKMNVRDNEVFTPADLVNSKSLSSVLNTFFGTNPLSQFMDQTNPLAEMTHKRRISALGPGGLTRERAGFEVRDVHYTHYGRLCPIETPEGPNIGLISSLTIYAKINNLGFIETPYRKVENGKVKLDNNEVVYLSAEEEEENIIGQATALINDDGTFIVPKVKARYKGDFPVLEPEQIQLIDVAPNQIASVAASLIPFLEHDDANRALMGSNMMRQAVPLLKPEAPIVGTGLEAKVAIDSRAVIVAENDGVVEYVDANEIVIRYNRTNEERFLSFEDDKVVYKLPKFKRTNQSTTITLRPLVKKGQKVKKGEPLTEGYSTQNGELALGRNLKVAFMPWKGYNFEDAIVLNEKLVREDYFTSVHVDEFVLEVRDTKRGVEELTSDIPNVSEEATKNLDENGLIRIGAYVKPGDILIGKITPKGESDPTPEEKLLRAIFGDKAGDVKDASLKVPPSMYGVVIDKKLFSRQIKERKVKTAEKNLMDKIDEEANKKYAELKQKLIDKLFEIVTGKTSQGVKDFANKEQIAKGSKFTLKQLQSIDYLNINPNKWTTDKAKNEIISQLIHNYILKYKEIESEVKRKKFSLSVGDELPQGIVKLAKVYVAQKRPIKVGDKMAGRHGNKGIVSKIVRQEDMPFMDDGTPVDIVLNPLGVPSRMNLGQIYETVLGWAGEKLGVKFSTPVFDGATLDQINEYTDKAGVPRYGRTYLYDGGTGERFDQPATVGYIYMLKLSHMVDDKMHARSIGPYSLITQQPLGGKAQFGGQRFGEMEVWALEAFGASNILQEILTIKSDDVVGRAKAYEAIVKGEPLPQPGTPESFNVLIHELRGLGLSINMD
- the rplL gene encoding 50S ribosomal protein L7/L12, encoding MADLKVLAEQLVNLTVKEVNELAQILKDEYGIEPAAAPVAVAAAPAGGESGPAEKTQFDVILKSAGGAKLQVVKLVKELTNLGLKEAKDLVDAAPKAIKEGVSKEEAESLKAKLEEAGAEVELK